In a genomic window of Pantoea agglomerans:
- a CDS encoding DUF308 domain-containing protein, protein MQSNKLTSVQAQNQWLQSYYYLRAAVSVFWIALAILFGKQHPVIGAVLLVLYPAWDAFANYIDAQRSGGLAINPPQKFNFFVSIIVALAIVWALSVSMNATIKVFGVWAIFSGVLQLSASLRRWKKASGQWAMILSGAQSALAGIFMFKQASSDIALDVTTVAPYAAFGVFYFLISAISLTIKNSRENKVAC, encoded by the coding sequence ATGCAAAGCAATAAATTAACATCCGTACAGGCGCAAAACCAATGGCTTCAGTCTTACTATTATCTCCGTGCGGCTGTCTCTGTTTTCTGGATAGCCCTGGCGATACTATTCGGGAAACAGCACCCCGTTATCGGTGCCGTTCTGCTGGTTCTCTATCCCGCCTGGGACGCCTTCGCTAACTATATTGACGCTCAGCGCTCAGGAGGCTTAGCAATAAACCCACCGCAGAAATTTAACTTTTTTGTCAGCATTATTGTCGCACTGGCAATTGTCTGGGCGCTCTCAGTTAGCATGAACGCAACAATCAAAGTATTTGGGGTGTGGGCAATATTTTCTGGCGTGCTTCAGCTCTCAGCCTCGCTGCGCCGCTGGAAAAAAGCCAGCGGACAATGGGCGATGATTTTAAGCGGTGCGCAATCGGCACTAGCGGGCATATTTATGTTTAAACAGGCCAGTAGCGATATCGCTTTAGATGTCACCACCGTTGCTCCCTATGCTGCTTTCGGCGTCTTCTATTTTTTGATTTCCGCCATCTCACTGACCATAAAAAACAGCCGGGAAAATAAGGTAGCGTGTTGA
- a CDS encoding chorismate mutase — MYTNDYQAELLSFRHTIDNLDAALIYILAERFRCTHSVGKLKARYNLPESDKAREAMQLNRLKAIAQSADLDPDFMEGIMRYIIDEVVRRHGELKA, encoded by the coding sequence ATGTACACCAATGATTATCAGGCAGAGCTTTTATCCTTTCGACACACTATCGATAATCTTGATGCTGCACTTATTTATATTTTAGCGGAGCGTTTTCGCTGCACCCATAGCGTTGGCAAACTCAAGGCCAGATATAATCTGCCCGAGAGCGATAAAGCGCGGGAAGCGATGCAGCTCAACAGGCTGAAAGCCATTGCGCAAAGTGCGGATCTCGACCCTGATTTTATGGAAGGCATTATGCGTTATATTATTGACGAGGTGGTCCGCCGGCACGGGGAATTAAAAGCGTAA
- a CDS encoding LysR family transcriptional regulator: MEWSDVQIFLAVMRNGSFGKAAQSLGVSHPTVGRRIKALEDEAQQALFRRTSEGLVLTDAGDGVMKLAEAMENSALAMERRLAGNHDRLEGILRISSAEWFANYVLAPVLGELTRRHPAIVPEIIASFRLLDLSRRDADIAFRIVPFTDPDIVQRRLMSMPYALYGTPENAQAILSDPSSVGLILMNTEQSHFPDVSWLLERFPHSRLAFKSTSRAVQAQMCRRGMGVAVLPQPLGDATPGLQRIATPDLPPSRDIWVGYHQDLRHMDRLRALLDIADAMLA, from the coding sequence ATGGAGTGGAGTGACGTGCAGATATTTCTTGCTGTCATGCGAAACGGCTCTTTCGGCAAGGCGGCCCAGAGCCTTGGCGTAAGCCATCCCACGGTGGGACGCCGCATAAAGGCGCTGGAGGATGAGGCGCAGCAGGCGCTCTTTCGCCGCACAAGCGAGGGGCTGGTGCTGACGGACGCGGGTGACGGGGTGATGAAGCTGGCCGAGGCGATGGAAAACTCCGCGCTGGCGATGGAAAGGCGTCTGGCAGGAAATCACGACCGCCTTGAAGGGATATTGCGAATATCCTCAGCAGAGTGGTTTGCTAACTACGTTCTGGCACCTGTACTGGGCGAGCTGACGCGCCGCCATCCGGCGATTGTGCCGGAAATCATCGCAAGTTTTCGCCTGCTCGATCTGTCGCGCCGCGATGCGGACATAGCGTTTCGCATCGTGCCTTTTACCGATCCCGATATTGTTCAGCGCCGCCTGATGAGCATGCCCTACGCCCTTTACGGCACGCCAGAAAATGCACAGGCGATACTTAGCGATCCCTCATCGGTGGGGCTGATCCTGATGAACACCGAGCAATCGCACTTCCCTGACGTCTCCTGGCTTCTTGAGCGGTTTCCGCACTCAAGACTTGCCTTTAAAAGCACCAGCCGGGCGGTTCAGGCGCAAATGTGTCGGCGCGGCATGGGCGTCGCCGTGCTGCCACAGCCCCTGGGCGATGCCACCCCTGGGCTGCAGCGCATTGCGACCCCTGATTTACCTCCCTCAAGAGATATCTGGGTCGGCTACCATCAGGACCTGCGGCATATGGATCGTCTCCGCGCCCTGCTGGATATTGCTGATGCGATGCTGGCTTAA
- a CDS encoding SDR family NAD(P)-dependent oxidoreductase, protein MNKLSDKVALVTGGSKGIGAGIARQLAADGARVVVSYASSRSGAEKVVADIEAAGGQAVAVAADVTRQPEVEALVNAAIDTFGRLDIVVNNAGIYQFASIEESTEALYRRQFDINVLGPLLVTAAAAPHLSSGGSIINISSFVTRVFIAESAIYSGAKGAIDAITGVLSKELGPRGIRVNAVNPGLIETEGSHSVGAMNSDFQRWNEEQTPLGRIGQVQDVAPVVSFLASDEARWISGEVILASGGMR, encoded by the coding sequence ATGAACAAATTAAGCGACAAAGTTGCCCTTGTAACCGGTGGATCCAAAGGGATCGGTGCCGGCATTGCCCGTCAGCTGGCGGCCGACGGCGCCAGGGTCGTCGTCAGTTACGCCTCAAGCCGAAGCGGTGCCGAAAAGGTGGTCGCCGATATTGAAGCCGCCGGCGGGCAGGCTGTGGCGGTCGCGGCGGATGTCACCCGCCAGCCAGAGGTCGAGGCGCTGGTCAACGCCGCCATCGACACCTTCGGGCGGCTGGACATTGTGGTAAACAACGCCGGTATTTATCAGTTCGCCAGCATTGAAGAGAGCACCGAAGCACTCTACCGCCGGCAGTTCGACATCAATGTGCTTGGCCCGCTGTTAGTGACCGCCGCCGCCGCACCGCACCTGAGCAGCGGCGGCAGCATCATTAACATAAGTTCGTTTGTCACCCGCGTCTTTATTGCCGAGAGCGCCATCTACAGCGGTGCCAAAGGCGCGATTGACGCCATCACCGGCGTACTTTCAAAAGAGCTTGGCCCCAGGGGGATTCGCGTCAACGCGGTTAATCCCGGCCTGATAGAAACCGAAGGCAGCCACAGCGTCGGTGCAATGAACTCCGACTTCCAGCGCTGGAATGAAGAGCAGACGCCGCTCGGCCGCATCGGTCAGGTGCAGGACGTTGCGCCAGTCGTCTCTTTTCTCGCCTCAGACGAGGCGCGATGGATCAGCGGTGAGGTGATTCTGGCCTCCGGCGGTATGCGCTAA
- a CDS encoding MFS transporter encodes MSAQSITQAEPRRWAMFVILLVGAFLPPLDFFIVNVALPAIQSDLSTSSSAEQLVISSYAAVYAVTLITGGRLGDIYGRGRMFFLGLIGFAAASLLCGLAWSPWVLITGRMLQGVTAAVMAPQALASVQAIFPDAEKPLAMSIYGAVFGLASVIGQILGGILISADLFHLGWRAIFLVNLPVALLVILFGLPLLKETRAQSAQRLDPVGMLLATLTLSALIVPLIEGREAGWPWWTWLLLVAVPLLASWLWRYEHRLSRNGGSPLLDPTVLRAPGLGQGLTIVLLFYSIGTFFLLFSIYLQGALHLNALRAGTLFLPFGIGFLIGPLLTPALRRFVGNYLSAIGMGFETTGLAGLAWLIAHTHTGTPPVMLPLALLLFATGLGQGLAMPTLVRMVTGQVAPAFSGMIAGVTSSTLQISTALSVAIIGGIFYSILGNGHSAAAITHAFIAALLAMALCLAAGAGLSIRLIRRASGPAAAPARYSLK; translated from the coding sequence ATGTCGGCACAGAGCATCACGCAAGCCGAGCCGCGTCGCTGGGCAATGTTCGTTATTCTGCTGGTCGGCGCCTTTTTGCCGCCGCTCGATTTTTTTATTGTTAACGTGGCGCTGCCCGCGATTCAGAGCGACCTGAGCACCTCTTCCTCGGCTGAGCAGCTGGTCATCTCCTCTTATGCTGCCGTCTATGCGGTGACCTTAATTACCGGTGGCCGGCTGGGGGATATTTACGGTCGCGGGAGAATGTTTTTCCTGGGGCTTATCGGATTTGCCGCCGCATCGCTGCTGTGCGGTTTAGCCTGGTCGCCCTGGGTGCTGATTACCGGGCGGATGTTACAGGGGGTCACGGCCGCCGTTATGGCGCCCCAGGCGCTGGCGTCGGTGCAGGCCATTTTTCCCGACGCGGAGAAGCCGTTAGCGATGAGTATCTACGGCGCGGTGTTTGGTCTCGCCTCTGTTATCGGGCAGATACTGGGCGGCATCCTGATTTCAGCGGATCTGTTTCATCTGGGATGGCGGGCTATTTTTCTCGTTAATCTGCCGGTGGCGCTGCTGGTTATTCTCTTTGGCCTGCCGCTGCTGAAAGAGACGCGGGCGCAATCGGCACAGCGACTCGATCCTGTCGGCATGCTGCTGGCCACCCTGACGCTGAGCGCGCTGATTGTGCCGTTGATTGAAGGCCGCGAAGCGGGATGGCCCTGGTGGACGTGGCTGCTACTGGTTGCCGTCCCGCTGCTGGCCTCGTGGCTCTGGCGTTATGAACATCGTCTCAGCCGGAATGGCGGTTCGCCGCTGCTTGATCCGACCGTATTGCGCGCGCCCGGACTGGGCCAGGGACTGACGATTGTTTTGCTGTTTTACTCCATCGGCACGTTTTTTCTTTTGTTTTCCATCTATCTGCAGGGCGCGCTGCATTTAAACGCCCTGCGCGCGGGCACGCTTTTTCTGCCTTTTGGCATCGGCTTTTTGATTGGGCCGCTGCTGACGCCCGCTTTGCGGCGTTTTGTGGGAAATTACCTTAGCGCTATCGGCATGGGATTCGAGACCACAGGATTAGCGGGCCTGGCATGGCTGATCGCACATACGCACACCGGCACGCCTCCCGTTATGCTGCCGCTCGCGCTGCTCCTTTTTGCCACCGGTCTTGGCCAGGGGCTGGCGATGCCAACGCTGGTGCGGATGGTAACCGGCCAGGTTGCCCCCGCCTTTTCCGGTATGATTGCCGGCGTAACCAGCTCGACATTGCAGATCAGTACAGCGCTGAGCGTTGCTATTATCGGCGGCATTTTTTACAGCATCCTGGGCAACGGTCACAGCGCAGCCGCTATCACCCACGCCTTTATCGCCGCGCTTCTGGCGATGGCGCTATGCCTCGCGGCTGGCGCGGGGCTGAGCATCCGGCTTATCCGGCGCGCCTCCGGCCCCGCTGCCGCCCCGGCCCGCTATTCTCTTAAGTAA
- a CDS encoding DUF4142 domain-containing protein — translation MPNNKTLKGLLALSAVVAMFSAVGLHAQTPASAAQTSAAGESSARLSAGDEKALKDMAQANINEVAAAKIALSKAESSDVKAFAQKMVDDHSAALTKVQTVAEQKGVSLPTEPDAKHKTMAAKLDKQSGAAFDKMYMQNAGTKDHKMVLSTLQSDAKKIKDPAVKALADAHTPVVEQHLKAAQQMPQAGM, via the coding sequence ATGCCCAATAATAAAACCCTGAAAGGTCTGCTGGCCCTGTCGGCCGTTGTCGCGATGTTCAGTGCTGTCGGCCTGCATGCCCAGACGCCAGCCAGCGCGGCACAAACCAGTGCCGCAGGAGAGTCGAGCGCCAGACTCAGCGCCGGCGACGAAAAAGCGCTGAAGGATATGGCGCAGGCCAATATCAATGAAGTCGCCGCCGCCAAAATTGCGCTGAGCAAGGCTGAAAGCAGCGACGTCAAAGCCTTTGCTCAGAAAATGGTTGATGACCATAGCGCCGCTCTGACCAAAGTACAGACGGTCGCCGAACAAAAAGGGGTGTCGCTGCCTACGGAACCGGACGCTAAACACAAAACGATGGCCGCTAAACTGGACAAGCAGAGCGGCGCCGCCTTTGACAAAATGTATATGCAAAACGCCGGCACGAAAGATCACAAGATGGTGCTGTCGACGCTGCAAAGTGACGCCAAAAAGATCAAGGATCCCGCAGTGAAGGCGCTGGCCGATGCGCATACGCCGGTTGTAGAGCAGCATCTGAAGGCCGCCCAGCAGATGCCGCAGGCCGGTATGTAA
- a CDS encoding glycoside hydrolase family 10 protein, translating to MSHSTFSFCAARKKLLLAAALLLAGCASEPPKSLVTPFPSAKPQPQTSTPAATQQPVRGVWLATVSRLDWPPVNSVNLSSAAQRIQLQQQALTAKLDRLKSLGINTVFFQVKPDGTALWRSDILPWSDMLTGTIGADPGYDPLMFMLDEAHKRGMKVHAWFNPYRVAVNTRPSTLAELNRTLSLHPASVYVLHRDWIRTAGDRLVLDPGIPDARDWITSIVAEVVRRYPVDGVQFDDYFYAETAESPLNDAQTWRAWGQGFASKADWRRHNTQLLIEQVSRTIRQIKPQVEFGVSPAGVWRNLSHDAAGSDTRGAAAYDEAFADTRRWVQQGLLDYIAPQLYWPFARQAARYDVLAHWWAQVVKPTHTRLYIGVALYKIGEPSRTEPDWTVENGVPELKKQLDLNESTPGIDGTILFRENYLNQPQTQPAVRYLQRRWGG from the coding sequence ATTAGCCATTCCACCTTCTCCTTCTGCGCGGCGCGCAAAAAGCTGCTGCTCGCCGCCGCGCTGCTGCTGGCTGGCTGCGCCTCTGAACCGCCTAAGTCACTGGTGACGCCCTTTCCCAGCGCTAAGCCGCAGCCGCAAACCAGCACGCCGGCAGCCACGCAGCAGCCGGTGCGCGGCGTCTGGCTGGCAACCGTCTCCCGCCTCGACTGGCCGCCGGTCAACTCGGTTAACCTCAGCAGCGCCGCGCAGCGCATCCAGCTACAGCAGCAGGCGCTGACCGCCAAACTCGACAGGCTGAAAAGCCTGGGCATCAACACGGTGTTCTTTCAGGTTAAGCCAGACGGCACTGCGCTCTGGCGCTCCGATATTCTGCCCTGGTCCGATATGCTGACCGGCACTATTGGCGCCGATCCCGGCTACGATCCGCTGATGTTTATGCTGGATGAGGCGCACAAGCGCGGCATGAAAGTCCACGCGTGGTTCAATCCCTATCGCGTTGCCGTGAATACCCGCCCGTCAACCCTTGCCGAGCTAAACCGCACCCTGTCGCTGCACCCCGCCAGCGTCTATGTGCTGCACCGCGACTGGATCCGCACCGCGGGCGATCGGCTGGTGCTGGATCCCGGCATCCCGGACGCGCGCGACTGGATCACCAGCATCGTGGCGGAAGTGGTAAGACGCTACCCGGTCGACGGCGTGCAGTTCGACGATTACTTTTATGCAGAAACGGCAGAGTCGCCGCTAAACGATGCGCAGACCTGGCGCGCCTGGGGCCAGGGATTCGCCTCTAAAGCGGACTGGCGGCGACACAATACGCAGCTGCTGATAGAGCAGGTATCGCGCACCATCAGGCAGATCAAACCGCAGGTCGAGTTTGGCGTCAGTCCGGCGGGCGTCTGGCGTAATCTGTCGCACGATGCGGCTGGCTCTGACACGCGCGGCGCGGCGGCCTATGACGAAGCCTTCGCCGACACCCGCCGCTGGGTGCAGCAGGGGCTGCTCGACTATATCGCACCGCAGCTCTACTGGCCTTTTGCACGCCAGGCGGCGCGCTACGACGTGCTGGCCCACTGGTGGGCGCAGGTGGTGAAGCCGACCCATACGCGCCTCTATATCGGCGTCGCGCTCTATAAAATCGGCGAACCGTCGCGTACCGAGCCGGACTGGACGGTAGAGAACGGCGTGCCGGAGCTGAAGAAGCAGCTCGACCTGAACGAAAGCACGCCGGGTATCGACGGCACTATTCTGTTCCGGGAAAACTATCTTAATCAGCCACAGACGCAGCCGGCGGTTCGCTATCTGCAGCGCCGCTGGGGCGGCTGA
- the hipB gene encoding type II toxin-antitoxin system antitoxin HipB — MIYSPKQLAHLIRLERQKRGWSQSDLARRVGIKQATVSNFENNPDKTTLTTLFKILQSLEQELVIQGRSAQNGKELDW, encoded by the coding sequence ATGATATACAGCCCCAAACAGCTGGCCCATTTAATCCGACTTGAGCGGCAGAAGCGCGGCTGGTCGCAGAGCGATCTGGCGCGCCGGGTCGGTATCAAGCAGGCCACGGTCTCTAATTTTGAAAACAATCCTGACAAGACCACGCTGACCACCCTGTTTAAAATCCTGCAGTCGCTGGAGCAGGAGCTGGTGATTCAGGGCCGATCGGCGCAAAACGGCAAGGAGCTTGACTGGTAA
- a CDS encoding type II toxin-antitoxin system HipA family toxin has protein sequence MDRLSAWMNGERVGTLTRQKNGAHLFQYAPGWLSNPLARPLSLSLPLQYPAIASVSVINFFDNLLPDNPRVRERILNRYRAKSMQPFDLLREVGRDSVGAVMLLPEEAAAPDLTISYESLDTARLEKILSAYQSDIPLGMIPEERDFRISVAGAQEKTALLLTPEGWAIPHGPTPTSHIIKLPIGEIKQPFATLDMRNSVENEYVCLALARELGFRVPDASIITAGRLRALAVTRFDRRWSADGTRLLRLPQEDICQSLGLACATKYESDGGPGIAAIMSLLMGSSNALEDRDDFMKFQVFQWLIGATDGHAKNFSLYIERGGSYRLTPFYDILSAYPVLGGAGLNIRELKLAMGLAASKGKKSEIDKIFPRHFLATAESVRFSTERMAQILAFFAEALPAAVARVRQGLPAAVPPAIADAIFDNALKMASRLNK, from the coding sequence ATGGATCGGCTTAGCGCCTGGATGAACGGCGAGCGCGTCGGCACCCTGACGCGTCAGAAAAATGGCGCGCATCTTTTTCAGTATGCGCCGGGCTGGCTGAGCAATCCGCTGGCGAGGCCGCTGTCACTCTCGCTGCCGCTGCAATATCCCGCTATCGCCTCGGTCAGCGTCATCAACTTTTTCGACAACCTGCTGCCGGACAATCCCCGCGTCAGAGAGCGCATCCTCAACCGCTATCGGGCAAAGTCGATGCAGCCGTTCGATCTGCTGCGTGAAGTGGGCCGCGACAGCGTCGGCGCGGTGATGCTGCTGCCAGAAGAGGCCGCCGCGCCCGATCTCACCATCAGCTATGAATCGCTGGATACGGCGCGGCTGGAAAAGATCCTCTCGGCCTACCAGAGCGATATTCCGCTGGGCATGATCCCGGAAGAGCGTGACTTCCGCATCTCCGTAGCGGGCGCGCAGGAGAAGACCGCGCTGCTGCTCACCCCGGAAGGCTGGGCGATCCCCCACGGCCCGACGCCGACGTCACATATTATCAAGCTGCCGATCGGCGAAATTAAGCAGCCCTTCGCCACCCTTGATATGCGCAACAGCGTAGAGAATGAATATGTCTGTCTGGCGCTGGCGCGCGAGCTGGGCTTTCGCGTGCCCGACGCCAGCATTATCACGGCGGGCAGGCTGCGCGCGCTGGCGGTCACGCGGTTCGACCGCCGCTGGAGCGCCGACGGCACCCGGCTGCTGCGTCTGCCGCAGGAGGATATCTGCCAGAGTCTCGGCCTCGCCTGCGCGACGAAATATGAGTCCGACGGCGGCCCGGGCATTGCGGCAATCATGTCGCTGCTGATGGGCTCCAGCAATGCCCTGGAGGATCGCGACGATTTTATGAAGTTTCAGGTATTCCAGTGGCTGATCGGCGCGACGGACGGACATGCGAAAAACTTTTCGCTCTATATTGAGCGCGGCGGCAGCTACCGGCTGACCCCCTTTTACGACATCCTTTCCGCTTATCCGGTGCTGGGCGGCGCTGGCCTCAATATCCGCGAGCTGAAGCTGGCAATGGGGCTGGCCGCGTCGAAAGGTAAAAAAAGTGAAATCGATAAGATCTTTCCGCGCCATTTCCTCGCCACGGCAGAAAGCGTCCGCTTCTCCACGGAACGGATGGCGCAGATCCTCGCCTTCTTCGCCGAGGCGCTGCCCGCCGCCGTGGCGCGCGTCAGGCAAGGGCTGCCCGCCGCTGTTCCGCCGGCGATCGCCGACGCTATCTTCGACAACGCGCTGAAAATGGCATCGCGCCTGAATAAATAG
- a CDS encoding ABC transporter ATP-binding protein — MAMQAAGVNIEIENVSHHFTLEGSDLPVLENISLRVRPGEFVALLGPSGCGKSTLLRLLAGLEQPTSGLLAEEGRAITAPHPSRVVVFQDPTLYPWRTIYDNVGLGLQIRGESKQAAQARIDAMLQRVGLKEFARAWPHQLSGGMAQRAALARALVNHPRLLILDEPLGKLDSLTRLRMQQEIVDLWQEQNFTTLMVTHDVEEALVMANRVVVFSSRPARVLDVIEVEQAYPRRRDDPALVALRSRVLALLGAEQAAA; from the coding sequence ATGGCGATGCAAGCAGCAGGGGTAAATATCGAAATTGAGAATGTCAGCCACCACTTTACGCTGGAGGGCAGTGATTTGCCGGTGCTGGAGAATATCAGCCTGCGGGTGCGGCCAGGAGAATTTGTCGCGCTGCTCGGACCGTCCGGCTGCGGCAAATCGACGCTGCTGCGCCTGCTGGCCGGTCTGGAGCAACCCACCAGCGGGCTGCTGGCGGAAGAGGGGCGCGCCATTACCGCACCGCATCCGTCACGCGTGGTGGTGTTTCAGGATCCGACGCTCTATCCGTGGCGCACCATATACGACAACGTTGGGCTGGGGCTACAGATTCGCGGCGAGAGTAAACAGGCGGCGCAGGCCCGCATCGATGCTATGCTGCAGCGCGTCGGGCTGAAAGAGTTCGCGCGCGCCTGGCCGCATCAGCTTTCTGGCGGCATGGCGCAGCGCGCCGCGCTGGCGCGTGCGCTGGTAAATCATCCGCGCCTGCTGATCCTCGATGAGCCGCTCGGCAAGCTCGACTCGCTGACGCGCCTGCGCATGCAGCAGGAGATTGTCGATCTCTGGCAGGAGCAGAACTTTACGACGCTGATGGTAACGCACGACGTTGAAGAGGCGCTGGTTATGGCGAATCGTGTAGTGGTGTTTAGCTCGCGTCCGGCGCGGGTGCTGGATGTGATCGAGGTTGAGCAGGCCTACCCGCGCCGCCGCGACGATCCGGCGCTGGTAGCGCTGCGCAGCCGGGTGCTGGCGCTGCTGGGAGCAGAGCAGGCCGCGGCCTGA
- a CDS encoding ABC transporter substrate-binding protein: MAIDSSSISRRALLRGLATLGAGIGLSPLFTGSALAEERPLKTIKLAWGQTAVCQSPISVALKQGFFKKYGLNVEPVNFSGPTDALLQAIATGQADGGIGMALRWLKPLEQGFDVDLTVGTHGGCMRLLTPENSNIRSVKDLVGKSVAVTDQASPIRNFFAIQLAKQGIDPDKAVNWLQYPADLFGEALRKGEVQALATDDPQGWLLKQQHNLVEVDNNLNGEYAHLTCCVLGLRGSLVRDDAKTAQAITQAIVDAQQWTADHPEETAKIFQPFVPGSVPVESIAAMLKEHTHSHHSTGAQLRGEVATYVNELKKINVIRPDTDAQQFAAHYVPDLLPDNGQHHHMKMS; this comes from the coding sequence ATGGCAATAGATTCATCGTCGATAAGCCGCCGCGCGCTGCTGCGCGGCCTCGCCACGCTGGGCGCAGGCATCGGGTTAAGTCCGCTGTTTACCGGCTCCGCTCTGGCGGAGGAGAGACCGTTAAAAACTATCAAACTGGCTTGGGGACAAACCGCGGTTTGCCAGTCGCCGATCTCCGTGGCGCTGAAGCAGGGATTCTTTAAAAAGTATGGCCTTAACGTCGAGCCGGTGAACTTCAGCGGCCCGACCGATGCGCTGCTGCAGGCTATCGCCACCGGTCAGGCGGACGGCGGCATCGGCATGGCGCTGCGCTGGCTTAAGCCGCTGGAGCAGGGTTTCGACGTCGATCTGACCGTTGGCACGCACGGCGGCTGTATGCGTCTGCTGACGCCAGAAAACAGCAATATCCGCAGTGTGAAAGACCTGGTGGGCAAATCGGTGGCGGTAACCGACCAGGCAAGTCCGATCCGCAACTTCTTCGCGATTCAGCTGGCGAAACAGGGCATCGACCCGGATAAAGCGGTGAACTGGCTGCAGTATCCCGCCGATCTGTTCGGCGAAGCGCTGCGCAAAGGGGAAGTACAGGCGCTGGCCACCGACGATCCACAAGGCTGGCTGCTGAAGCAGCAGCACAATCTGGTCGAGGTCGACAACAATCTGAACGGTGAATATGCCCACCTCACCTGCTGCGTGCTGGGACTGCGCGGCTCGCTGGTGCGCGACGATGCGAAAACCGCCCAGGCGATTACCCAGGCGATCGTTGACGCACAGCAGTGGACTGCCGACCACCCGGAGGAAACGGCGAAGATCTTCCAGCCGTTCGTGCCTGGATCGGTGCCGGTCGAGTCCATCGCTGCGATGCTGAAAGAGCATACCCATAGCCACCACTCCACCGGCGCGCAGCTGCGCGGCGAAGTCGCGACCTACGTTAACGAGCTGAAAAAGATCAACGTGATCCGCCCGGACACCGACGCGCAGCAGTTTGCCGCTCACTATGTGCCCGACCTGCTGCCCGATAACGGCCAGCATCACCATATGAAGATGAGTTAG
- a CDS encoding ABC transporter permease: MATNILTLRRRAESRRLEPALWGALLAWWALVALMVALPDKPQGFAAPRFVNETHELFIALATLLSALVLTASATPALKAWQPLKRSGRWLIALALLTGVWEYVTAKLALLPAPFFAPPRALIEAYATDWPRLLDSVLNSLRLLAFGFLYGSVVGFVTGVAIGWSRGLGYWVHPVLRFLGPVPSTALLPLSLYFFPSSFAAAVFLIALATWFPVTVLTWSGVASVDSRYYDVARTLGAKPLFLVLRVAVPASLPHLFVGLFMGLGASFSVLVAAEMMGVKSGLGWYLQWAQGWAAYANMYAALIVMAVLFSSLITLLFIVRDRTLAWQRNAVKW, from the coding sequence ATGGCCACAAATATTCTGACGTTGCGCCGCCGCGCCGAGTCGCGCCGACTTGAACCGGCGCTGTGGGGCGCGCTGCTGGCCTGGTGGGCGCTGGTGGCGCTGATGGTGGCGCTGCCGGATAAACCGCAGGGCTTCGCCGCACCGCGCTTCGTCAACGAGACGCACGAGCTGTTTATCGCGCTGGCGACGCTGCTATCGGCGCTGGTGCTCACCGCCAGCGCCACGCCCGCGCTAAAGGCCTGGCAGCCGCTGAAGCGCAGCGGGCGCTGGCTGATTGCGCTGGCGCTATTGACTGGCGTGTGGGAATACGTCACCGCCAAGCTGGCACTGCTGCCCGCGCCCTTCTTCGCGCCGCCGCGCGCGCTGATTGAAGCCTACGCCACCGACTGGCCGCGCCTGCTCGACAGCGTGCTGAATTCGCTGCGCCTGCTGGCGTTCGGCTTTCTCTATGGCAGCGTCGTCGGCTTCGTCACCGGCGTCGCTATCGGCTGGTCGCGCGGGCTGGGCTACTGGGTACATCCAGTTTTGCGCTTTCTCGGCCCGGTTCCCTCTACCGCGCTGCTGCCCTTGTCGCTCTACTTTTTCCCCTCAAGCTTCGCCGCCGCCGTGTTTCTGATTGCGCTGGCGACCTGGTTCCCGGTTACGGTGCTTACCTGGTCGGGCGTCGCCAGCGTCGACAGCCGCTATTACGACGTGGCCCGCACCCTGGGCGCAAAGCCGCTGTTCCTGGTGCTGCGCGTCGCGGTTCCCGCCTCGCTGCCGCATCTGTTTGTGGGGCTGTTTATGGGCCTGGGCGCCTCTTTTTCGGTGCTGGTGGCGGCGGAGATGATGGGCGTCAAATCGGGGCTGGGCTGGTATTTGCAGTGGGCGCAGGGCTGGGCAGCTTACGCCAATATGTATGCCGCGCTTATCGTGATGGCGGTGCTGTTCTCGTCGCTGATCACCCTGCTGTTTATCGTTCGTGACCGCACGCTCGCCTGGCAGCGCAACGCGGTGAAATGGTAA